The genomic interval CTGACTGCCGCCAGGCATCCCGTGGCTGGCGTCTCTTTGGTGAATCCCGGCCTCAGCTTCTACGACCGCCGCGTGCGGGTCATCGGAGTTCTCAAGTACTTCCAGCGCACCACGCTGCCCATTCAGGAGGAACAGCCGACGGCGGACGCCACCAATGACGGCGACTACTCACGGACTCCGTTGGCAGCCGTGCACGAGCTCAAGAAGCTTTTCGGCACAGCCACCCGCGGGCTACACCAGGTCACCGCCCCGGTGCAGGTATTCAAGTCCCAGTCGGACGTCGTGGTGCCGGCCACCTCACTCCTGATGTTGCGGCAACGTTTGGGCCCACGGCTGGTGGAGGTAGTGGACCTGCCCAACAGCGGTCACGTGGCCACCCTGGATGTTGATGCGCCCGAGATTTTTGCCCGTTCCAGCGCTTTCTTCCTTGCCAATACACCCAGCACTG from Pseudarthrobacter sp. SSS035 carries:
- a CDS encoding carboxylesterase: MTESSIAPRPAAFSYPGHGPNATTGIAICHGFTGSPLSVLPWAEDLAAQGFAVSVPLLPGHGTDWRQLARSNWRDWYGTFESAYLQLGARTEQCFVAGLSMGGAIALLTAARHPVAGVSLVNPGLSFYDRRVRVIGVLKYFQRTTLPIQEEQPTADATNDGDYSRTPLAAVHELKKLFGTATRGLHQVTAPVQVFKSQSDVVVPATSLLMLRQRLGPRLVEVVDLPNSGHVATLDVDAPEIFARSSAFFLANTPSTAPSARTAATPHTTSETS